One genomic segment of Pseudomonas sp. RU47 includes these proteins:
- a CDS encoding DNA-binding protein — protein sequence MARGGITKALVQIARTAILARGEHPSIDAVRIEMGNTGSKTTIHRYLKELDDGAQPVEASAEPINDELTALVSRLAQRLKEQAQEPIEQAREQFEEQREALESELKQTRQVLEKLEQEHDIQGAALARESEALNNTRSMLQTEQTRNAGLNQALADFELRLQDKDEQIRSLEEKHLHARDALEHYRNASKEQREQEQSRHEAQVQQIQAELRQAQQSALVRQDEITQLHRDNERLLTENRGTQRELSLLQDQLKQSNQRQDQLLEQATRVDSERTLLQERLRVATLESQTLKQNIEEQTLLNQSLEKELNKARTSLEESQRLAATVAAAPDTDKPKSA from the coding sequence ATGGCCCGTGGCGGCATTACCAAAGCCCTGGTGCAGATCGCGCGCACAGCAATCCTCGCCCGTGGCGAACACCCGAGCATCGATGCAGTACGCATTGAAATGGGCAACACCGGCTCGAAAACCACGATCCATCGCTATCTGAAAGAGCTGGATGACGGCGCGCAGCCAGTTGAAGCCTCGGCAGAGCCGATCAATGATGAGTTGACCGCCCTCGTCTCGCGCCTCGCCCAACGCCTCAAAGAGCAGGCGCAAGAGCCTATCGAGCAGGCCCGCGAGCAGTTCGAGGAGCAGCGCGAAGCACTGGAGTCGGAACTGAAACAAACTCGCCAGGTGCTGGAAAAGCTCGAACAGGAGCACGACATTCAAGGCGCAGCGCTGGCGCGTGAGTCCGAAGCCCTGAACAACACCCGATCGATGCTGCAAACCGAGCAAACCCGCAATGCCGGACTGAATCAGGCATTGGCCGACTTTGAATTGCGCCTGCAGGACAAGGACGAGCAGATCCGCTCGCTGGAAGAAAAACACCTGCATGCTCGCGATGCACTGGAGCACTATCGCAACGCCAGCAAAGAGCAGCGCGAGCAGGAACAGAGCCGTCACGAAGCACAAGTGCAACAGATTCAGGCCGAACTGCGTCAGGCGCAGCAAAGTGCGCTGGTTCGTCAGGACGAGATCACGCAACTGCACCGCGACAACGAACGCCTGCTTACGGAAAACCGGGGCACGCAGCGCGAGCTGAGCTTGCTGCAGGATCAGCTCAAGCAAAGCAATCAGCGTCAGGATCAACTGCTGGAGCAAGCGACCCGCGTCGACAGCGAACGCACCCTCCTCCAGGAACGCCTGCGCGTAGCCACACTGGAAAGCCAGACACTCAAGCAGAACATCGAGGAGCAGACGCTGCTCAACCAGTCACTGGAAAAGGAATTGAACAAGGCTCGGACGAGCCTGGAAGAAAGCCAGCGTCTGGCGGCTACCGTTGCGGCAGCGCCAGACACAGACAAACCGAAAAGCGCTTAA
- the ahpF gene encoding alkyl hydroperoxide reductase subunit F, whose amino-acid sequence MLDANLKAQLKSYLERVTQPIEIVASLDDGAKSREMLELLKDVASLSSQITLIDSGDDARKPSFSINRPGADISLRFAGIPMGHEFTSLVLALLQVGGHPSKASVEVIEQIRSLKGEFSFETYFSLSCQNCPDVVQALNLMAVLNPNIRHVAIDGALFQDEVNDRKIMAVPSIYLNGENFGQGRMGLEEILAKLDTGAIERQAEKISAKEAFDVLVVGGGPAGASAAIYAARKGIRTGVAAERFGGQVLDTMAIENFISVQETEGPKLATALEEHVKQYDVDIMNLQRADKLIPGKNGELHEVRFASGATLKAKSVILATGARWREMNVPGEQEYRNKGVAYCPHCDGPLFKGKRVAVIGGGNSGVEAAIDLAGIVSHVTLLEFDVQLRADAVLQRKLHSLPNVTVITSAQTTEVTGNGEKVNGLRYKDRNTDELLTVELEGIFVQIGLLPNTDWLKGTIELSPRGEIIVDNRGETSIPGIFAAGDVTTVPYKQIVIAVGEGAKASLSAFDHLIRTSAPA is encoded by the coding sequence ATGTTGGACGCCAATCTTAAAGCCCAGTTGAAATCGTACCTGGAACGGGTCACCCAGCCGATCGAGATCGTTGCCTCCCTCGACGACGGTGCGAAATCCCGTGAAATGCTGGAACTGCTGAAAGATGTTGCCAGTCTTTCGAGCCAGATTACTTTGATCGACAGCGGTGACGACGCGCGCAAGCCATCGTTCTCGATCAACCGCCCGGGCGCCGACATCAGTCTGCGTTTCGCCGGCATCCCGATGGGCCACGAATTCACTTCGTTGGTACTGGCCTTGCTGCAAGTCGGCGGCCACCCTTCGAAAGCCAGTGTTGAAGTGATCGAGCAGATCCGCTCGCTCAAAGGCGAGTTCAGCTTCGAGACGTACTTCTCGCTGTCTTGCCAGAACTGCCCTGACGTGGTCCAGGCACTGAACCTGATGGCCGTGCTCAACCCGAACATTCGCCACGTCGCTATCGACGGTGCGTTGTTTCAGGACGAAGTCAATGATCGCAAGATCATGGCCGTGCCGAGCATCTACCTCAACGGTGAAAACTTCGGTCAGGGCCGCATGGGTCTGGAAGAGATTCTCGCCAAACTCGACACCGGCGCGATCGAGCGCCAGGCCGAGAAAATCAGTGCCAAAGAAGCTTTTGATGTACTCGTCGTCGGTGGTGGCCCGGCCGGTGCTTCGGCAGCGATTTACGCCGCACGCAAAGGTATTCGCACGGGTGTTGCGGCTGAGCGCTTCGGCGGTCAGGTGCTCGACACTATGGCCATCGAGAACTTCATTTCCGTGCAGGAAACCGAAGGGCCAAAACTGGCCACGGCGCTGGAAGAACACGTCAAACAGTACGACGTCGACATCATGAACCTGCAGCGCGCCGACAAACTGATCCCGGGCAAGAACGGCGAACTGCACGAAGTCCGTTTCGCCAGCGGCGCGACCCTGAAAGCCAAAAGCGTGATTCTGGCGACTGGCGCGCGGTGGCGCGAAATGAACGTGCCGGGCGAGCAGGAATACCGTAACAAAGGCGTGGCGTACTGCCCGCACTGCGACGGTCCGTTGTTCAAAGGCAAGCGTGTGGCGGTCATCGGCGGCGGTAACTCCGGCGTTGAAGCGGCCATCGATCTGGCCGGTATCGTTTCGCACGTAACCCTGCTGGAGTTCGATGTACAGCTGCGCGCCGACGCCGTATTGCAGCGCAAACTGCACAGCCTGCCGAACGTCACCGTGATCACCAGTGCACAAACCACGGAAGTCACCGGTAATGGCGAGAAGGTCAACGGCCTGCGTTACAAGGATCGCAACACTGACGAGCTGCTTACTGTCGAGCTGGAAGGGATCTTCGTGCAGATTGGTTTGCTGCCGAACACTGACTGGCTGAAGGGCACTATCGAGCTGTCGCCGCGTGGCGAGATCATCGTCGATAACCGTGGTGAAACATCGATCCCGGGCATCTTCGCTGCGGGCGACGTGACCACTGTGCCGTACAAGCAGATCGTGATTGCGGTGGGCGAGGGCGCCAAGGCTTCGCTGAGCGCATTTGATCACTTGATCCGCACGTCGGCGCCGGCTTGA
- the gorA gene encoding glutathione-disulfide reductase — MAYDYDLYVIGAGSGGVRAARFAAGFGAKVAVAESRYLGGTCVNVGCVPKKLLVYGAHFAEDFEQASGFGWSLGEANFDWATLIANKDREINRLNGIYRNLLVNSGVTLHEAHAKIVGPHEVEVNGERYTAKNILIATGGWPQIPEIPGREHAIGSNEAFFLKELPKRVLVVGGGYIAVEFAGIFHGLGANTTLLYRGDLFLRGFDGSVRKHLQEELTKRGLDLQFNADIARIDKQADGSLKATLKDGRELDADCIFYATGRRPMLDNLGLENTDVQLTDKGFIKVDEQYQTSEPSILALGDVIGRVQLTPVALAEGMAVARRLFKPEQYRPVDYKMIPTAVFSLPNIGTVGLTEEEAREAGHDVVIFESRFRPMKLTLTECQEKTLMKLVVDGKTDKVLGCHMVGPDAGEIVQGLAIALKAGATKRDFDDTIGVHPTAAEEFVTMRTPVGA; from the coding sequence ATGGCCTACGATTATGACCTTTATGTGATTGGTGCCGGTTCCGGCGGTGTGCGCGCTGCGCGTTTTGCGGCCGGTTTCGGTGCAAAAGTGGCGGTGGCGGAAAGCCGTTATCTGGGCGGGACCTGCGTCAACGTCGGCTGTGTGCCGAAAAAACTGCTGGTGTACGGTGCGCATTTCGCCGAAGACTTCGAGCAGGCGTCCGGTTTTGGCTGGAGCCTGGGCGAAGCGAATTTCGATTGGGCGACGCTGATCGCCAACAAGGATCGCGAGATCAATCGCCTCAACGGCATATACCGTAACCTGCTGGTCAACAGTGGTGTGACCTTGCATGAGGCGCACGCGAAGATCGTTGGCCCGCATGAGGTTGAGGTGAATGGCGAGCGCTACACCGCGAAAAACATTCTGATTGCCACCGGTGGCTGGCCGCAGATTCCGGAGATTCCGGGGCGCGAACACGCGATCGGTTCCAATGAAGCGTTCTTCCTAAAAGAGCTGCCAAAGCGTGTGCTGGTGGTTGGCGGCGGTTACATCGCGGTCGAGTTCGCCGGAATTTTCCACGGCCTCGGTGCAAACACCACGCTGCTGTATCGCGGCGATCTGTTCCTGCGCGGCTTTGATGGCTCGGTGCGCAAGCATTTGCAGGAAGAGCTGACCAAGCGTGGTCTGGATCTGCAGTTCAATGCCGACATCGCGCGCATCGACAAGCAGGCTGACGGCAGCTTGAAAGCTACCCTCAAGGATGGTCGTGAGCTGGATGCGGATTGCATTTTCTACGCCACGGGCCGGCGTCCGATGCTCGACAATCTGGGCCTGGAAAACACCGATGTGCAGCTCACCGACAAAGGCTTCATCAAAGTCGACGAGCAGTACCAGACCAGCGAGCCATCGATTCTGGCGCTGGGCGATGTCATCGGTCGTGTGCAACTGACGCCCGTGGCGCTGGCCGAAGGCATGGCGGTGGCGCGGCGTCTGTTCAAGCCTGAGCAGTACCGTCCAGTGGATTACAAGATGATCCCGACTGCGGTATTCAGCCTGCCGAACATCGGTACAGTCGGTTTGACGGAAGAAGAGGCGCGCGAAGCCGGCCACGATGTGGTGATCTTCGAAAGCCGTTTCCGACCGATGAAGCTGACCCTGACCGAGTGTCAGGAGAAAACCCTGATGAAGCTGGTGGTCGACGGCAAGACTGATAAGGTTCTCGGCTGTCACATGGTCGGCCCGGACGCTGGCGAGATCGTTCAGGGTCTGGCGATTGCGTTGAAGGCTGGCGCGACCAAGCGCGACTTCGACGACACGATCGGGGTACACCCGACAGCCGCCGAAGAGTTTGTGACTATGCGTACGCCGGTCGGCGCTTAA
- the ahpC gene encoding alkyl hydroperoxide reductase subunit C gives MPIINSQVKPFKATAFKNGDFVQVSDADLKGKWSVVFFYPADFTFVCPTELEDLADNYAAFQKLGVEIYSVSTDTHFAHAAWHNTSPAIGKIEYTMIGDPTHAISRNFDVLIEEVGLADRGTFVINPEGQIKIVELNDGGVGRDASELLRKIKAAQYVAAHPGEVCPAKWKEGEATLAPSLDLVGKI, from the coding sequence ATGCCTATCATCAACAGCCAAGTAAAACCGTTCAAAGCTACCGCGTTCAAAAACGGCGACTTCGTTCAAGTCTCGGACGCTGACCTGAAAGGCAAGTGGTCGGTCGTGTTCTTCTACCCAGCCGACTTCACCTTCGTTTGCCCAACCGAGCTGGAAGACCTGGCTGACAACTACGCTGCCTTCCAGAAACTGGGCGTAGAGATCTACAGCGTTTCCACCGACACCCACTTTGCCCACGCTGCCTGGCACAACACTTCGCCAGCCATCGGCAAAATCGAATACACCATGATCGGCGACCCGACCCACGCCATCTCCCGCAACTTCGACGTGCTGATCGAAGAAGTTGGCCTGGCTGACCGTGGCACCTTCGTGATCAACCCTGAAGGCCAGATCAAAATCGTTGAGCTGAACGATGGCGGCGTTGGCCGTGACGCTTCCGAGCTGCTGCGCAAGATCAAGGCTGCTCAGTACGTTGCTGCTCACCCAGGCGAAGTTTGCCCAGCCAAGTGGAAAGAAGGCGAGGCCACTCTGGCGCCGTCCCTGGACCTGGTCGGCAAGATCTAA
- a CDS encoding histone-like nucleoid-structuring protein, MvaT/MvaU family codes for MSRLAEFRAAEKALQEQLKQLESLKNDAGLKKEIEFEEKLQGLMKHYGKGLKEIIAILDPNPAKSGLQTSAAPKTRRARVVKVYQNPHTGELIETKGGNHRGLKAWKEQYGAATVDSWLRG; via the coding sequence TTGTCCAGACTCGCTGAATTTCGTGCAGCTGAAAAGGCCCTTCAGGAACAGCTCAAGCAGCTGGAATCGCTGAAGAACGATGCCGGGCTGAAGAAAGAAATCGAATTCGAAGAAAAGCTCCAGGGGCTGATGAAACACTACGGCAAAGGCCTGAAAGAGATCATCGCCATTCTCGATCCGAACCCGGCAAAATCCGGTCTGCAGACCTCTGCAGCACCTAAAACCCGCCGCGCCCGCGTGGTCAAGGTCTATCAGAACCCGCACACCGGTGAACTGATCGAAACCAAGGGCGGCAACCACCGCGGCCTGAAAGCGTGGAAGGAACAATACGGTGCTGCCACCGTTGATTCCTGGTTGCGCGGTTAA
- the gloA gene encoding lactoylglutathione lyase, protein MSLHELNTFPGVTATPDSATRNFVFNHTMLRVKDITQSLDFYTRVLGFSLVEKRDFPEAEFSLYFLALVDKAQIPADTAARTEWMKSIPGILELTHNHGTENDADFAYHNGNTDPRGFGHICISVPDIVAACARFEELGCDFQKRLSDGRMKSLAFIKDPDGYWVEIIQPAPL, encoded by the coding sequence ATGAGCCTGCACGAACTCAACACTTTCCCCGGCGTCACCGCCACCCCAGACAGCGCAACCCGCAACTTCGTCTTCAACCACACCATGTTGCGCGTCAAAGACATCACCCAATCTCTGGACTTCTACACTCGCGTACTGGGTTTCTCGCTGGTCGAGAAGCGTGATTTTCCGGAAGCGGAATTCAGCTTGTATTTCCTCGCGCTGGTCGACAAGGCACAGATCCCGGCCGACACCGCCGCTCGTACCGAGTGGATGAAGTCGATTCCAGGCATTCTGGAACTGACTCACAACCACGGCACTGAGAACGACGCCGATTTCGCCTATCACAATGGCAACACTGACCCGCGTGGTTTTGGTCATATCTGTATTTCGGTGCCGGATATCGTCGCGGCCTGTGCGCGTTTCGAAGAACTGGGCTGCGACTTCCAGAAGCGCCTGAGCGATGGCCGCATGAAAAGCCTGGCGTTCATCAAGGATCCGGATGGTTACTGGGTCGAGATCATTCAGCCTGCGCCGCTGTAA
- a CDS encoding site-specific integrase, translating to MSDLDRYLQAATRDNTRRSYRAAIEHFEVKWGGFLPATADSVARYLVAHAEELSINTLKLRLSALAQWHNSQGFADPTKAPVVRKVFKGIRALHPAQEKQAEPLQLQDLQRVIDWLEHEVQTAREQQDRPLLLKAYRDRALILLGFWRGFRSDELCRLQVEHVQAHAGKGITLYLPRSKGDRENLGQTYQAPALLKLCPVQAYIDWITEAALVRGPVFRSIDRWGNLNEEGLHANSIIPLLRQALQRAGIAAENYTSHSLRRGFATWAHQSGWDLKSLMSYVGWKDMKSAMRYVEASPFQGMARITDNPASS from the coding sequence ATGAGCGATCTGGATCGCTATCTGCAAGCCGCCACCCGCGATAACACCCGCCGCAGCTATCGCGCGGCCATCGAGCATTTCGAAGTGAAGTGGGGCGGGTTCTTGCCGGCCACAGCCGATAGCGTTGCGCGTTATCTGGTGGCACACGCCGAAGAGCTGTCGATCAATACGTTGAAGCTGCGCTTGTCGGCGCTGGCGCAGTGGCACAACAGCCAGGGGTTTGCTGATCCAACCAAGGCGCCGGTGGTGCGCAAAGTCTTCAAAGGCATACGTGCGTTGCATCCGGCGCAGGAGAAACAGGCCGAGCCGCTGCAGTTACAGGATCTGCAGCGAGTGATCGATTGGCTCGAACATGAAGTACAAACTGCGAGAGAACAGCAGGATCGGCCCTTGCTCCTCAAGGCTTACCGTGATCGCGCACTGATTCTGCTGGGCTTCTGGCGCGGCTTTCGCAGCGACGAGTTGTGCCGCTTGCAGGTCGAGCACGTGCAGGCGCACGCCGGCAAAGGCATCACCTTGTATTTGCCGCGCAGCAAGGGTGATCGGGAAAACCTCGGGCAAACCTATCAAGCGCCGGCACTACTCAAGCTTTGCCCGGTGCAGGCCTATATCGACTGGATCACCGAAGCGGCGCTGGTGCGTGGCCCGGTTTTTCGCAGCATCGACCGCTGGGGCAATCTGAACGAGGAGGGGCTGCACGCCAACAGCATCATTCCTCTGCTGCGTCAGGCATTGCAGCGCGCTGGTATTGCTGCCGAAAACTACACCAGCCATTCCCTGCGCCGAGGCTTTGCCACGTGGGCCCATCAAAGCGGCTGGGATCTGAAATCATTGATGAGTTACGTCGGCTGGAAGGATATGAAGTCCGCAATGCGCTATGTTGAAGCCAGCCCATTCCAAGGGATGGCTCGGATTACGGATAACCCGGCTTCGTCGTAG
- a CDS encoding EAL domain-containing protein, with amino-acid sequence MPLTVRPRRKRSTRAVFTLLSGLLPVLLGSAILYMQAERTLEQGSRQTAEEALRQFELMLDNTAQAARELLPLAGQMCENVKLALREQVTRRPFVRSTNLVWDDNLYCSSLFGDYKEAVNAGDYNQGKLWLMNGNPVTPNTALLVYRLSEGRGGALTTLDGYHLSNMLRLIGRHMLLVLQVGDNWLSADGKVHNGALPSLPIAQHTLDSSRYAFSVSAGFPEGETWRYMADEYPPLFSLLIFFGVVAGAIGHVLQKRSTSPSHEMLRALEAGEFIPYFQPVVHGDSKKWSGAEVLMRWTHPKEGLVRPDLFIPFAEHSGLIVPMTRALMQQTAALLGPLSATFTPPFHIGINITASHCKDLELVEDCRAFIAAFVPDSISLVLELTERELIEPTDITRQLFEQLHVLGVKIAIDDFGTGHSSLGYLRKFNVDFLKIDQSFVAMIGIDALSRHILDTIIELSAKLDLGIVAEGVETQAQADYLTAHHVNFLQGYLFGKPMPAADFISALTHH; translated from the coding sequence TTTTCACCCTGCTCAGCGGTTTGCTTCCGGTGTTGCTGGGCAGCGCGATTCTTTACATGCAGGCCGAACGCACGCTGGAGCAAGGTTCACGACAGACTGCCGAAGAGGCGTTGCGCCAGTTCGAGTTGATGCTCGATAACACCGCCCAGGCAGCCCGTGAACTGCTGCCACTGGCCGGCCAGATGTGTGAGAACGTCAAACTCGCTTTACGCGAACAAGTAACCCGCCGCCCGTTCGTGCGCTCGACCAATCTGGTGTGGGACGACAATCTCTATTGCAGCTCGTTGTTTGGCGACTATAAAGAAGCCGTCAACGCGGGCGACTATAACCAGGGCAAGTTGTGGCTGATGAATGGCAACCCGGTGACTCCCAACACCGCCCTGTTGGTCTATCGGCTCAGCGAAGGTCGTGGCGGCGCCCTGACGACACTCGACGGTTACCATCTAAGCAACATGTTGCGTCTGATCGGCCGGCACATGTTGCTGGTGCTGCAAGTGGGCGATAACTGGCTGTCGGCCGACGGCAAAGTACACAATGGCGCCCTGCCCTCGTTACCGATAGCACAACACACACTGGATTCTTCGCGTTACGCGTTCAGTGTCTCCGCCGGTTTTCCCGAGGGCGAAACCTGGCGCTACATGGCCGATGAATATCCGCCGCTGTTCAGTCTGTTGATCTTTTTTGGCGTGGTGGCCGGTGCCATCGGACATGTCTTGCAAAAGCGCTCTACGTCGCCGAGCCACGAGATGCTCCGCGCGCTCGAGGCCGGCGAGTTCATTCCTTACTTCCAGCCCGTAGTGCATGGCGACAGCAAGAAATGGTCGGGAGCCGAAGTCTTGATGCGCTGGACACACCCCAAAGAAGGACTGGTGCGCCCGGATCTGTTTATTCCATTCGCCGAGCATTCGGGCCTGATCGTGCCGATGACCCGCGCCCTGATGCAACAGACCGCGGCGCTGCTGGGGCCGCTGTCAGCAACCTTCACCCCGCCGTTTCATATCGGCATCAATATTACTGCGAGCCATTGCAAGGACCTCGAACTGGTTGAGGACTGCCGGGCGTTTATTGCCGCGTTCGTGCCCGACAGCATCAGCCTGGTGCTGGAGCTGACCGAGCGGGAGTTGATCGAACCGACCGACATCACCCGGCAACTGTTCGAGCAATTGCATGTACTGGGCGTGAAGATCGCGATTGACGACTTCGGCACCGGCCACTCGAGCCTCGGCTACTTGCGCAAATTCAATGTCGACTTTCTCAAGATCGATCAGAGTTTCGTCGCCATGATCGGCATCGATGCGCTGTCCCGGCACATTCTCGACACCATTATCGAACTGTCAGCCAAGCTTGATTTGGGTATTGTTGCCGAAGGTGTCGAAACTCAGGCGCAAGCCGATTATCTGACGGCGCATCACGTCAACTTCCTGCAAGGCTACCTGTTCGGCAAACCGATGCCGGCTGCGGACTTCATCAGCGCATTAACTCACCATTAA
- a CDS encoding DUF4946 domain-containing protein, with translation MIRLFKFLFVFFACSLGAVGASASEPSITWPAGWQVEVLPETTAQVSRQRAVKNDVDGNQVMVMELTMTQVESGHQVNLQGVLLEMRKSIQKDFFQGGYQSVCNKVHPATLGTLSALETTCTITENGRHVLSQTLVAAVEADKAYVLSYAGQAEVYKASADEIVAMRNSLKL, from the coding sequence ATGATCCGACTGTTCAAATTCCTGTTTGTGTTTTTCGCGTGTTCTCTGGGCGCTGTCGGTGCATCAGCGAGTGAGCCAAGCATTACCTGGCCGGCCGGCTGGCAAGTCGAGGTACTACCTGAAACGACTGCGCAGGTTTCCCGCCAGCGTGCGGTCAAGAACGACGTCGATGGCAATCAGGTGATGGTCATGGAATTGACCATGACGCAGGTGGAAAGTGGGCATCAGGTCAACTTGCAAGGCGTGCTGCTGGAAATGCGCAAGTCGATCCAGAAGGACTTCTTCCAGGGCGGCTACCAAAGTGTCTGCAACAAAGTGCATCCGGCCACGCTGGGTACGTTATCGGCGTTGGAAACCACTTGCACGATCACCGAAAACGGTCGACATGTGCTGTCGCAAACCCTGGTTGCAGCGGTCGAGGCGGACAAGGCTTATGTGCTTTCCTACGCTGGGCAGGCCGAGGTTTATAAGGCGAGCGCCGACGAGATAGTGGCGATGAGAAACAGCTTGAAACTTTAA